The Methanococcoides methylutens genome segment AGTTGGATGCTGCCTATGAAAAGGCCAATGAGAAGATCGGTATCGCAGAATCTGTGGAAGGCAGGATAACTGTCAAATCCACAGCATTTGCAATGAAAGATGCACCACAGATCGAGCTCGAAAGCCACAACATCATGGGCGTAGTAGTGCCAAAGATCGAATCCTCAAGTGTGCGTAAACCCATAAACAAGCGTGGATACGGAATTCTCGGAACAAGCTCTTACATTGATGAAGCCGTCGATTCATATGAAATCCTGGTTGAAAAGATTATTCTGGCAGCAGAGATCGAAACAACCATGAAAAAACTTCTTGATGATATCGAAAAAACAAAGAGGCGTGTCAATGCACTTGAGTTCAAGGTCATACCTGACCTGCAGGAATCAATGAGTTTCATAAGACTCCGTCTTGAAGAGATGGAAAGAGAAAACACGTTCCGCTTGAAGAGGATCAAAGCATAAGGCTTTCTCATGCAGAACAAACCTTCTGATCGGCCAAACCTGGCCGACAGACTTTTTTTTATTTTAACACAGCCCGAAAATTTAGCTCGAATATTGAGATGGGCATGGATAGTTTCACTCGGGATGCTTGTTCTTGGATATATTTTGATTTATTTTAACCTTAAGTCTTACATAAACCTGTGAGTAGTGAGTAGTGAAAGTTTAAGTTAATGTAAATAACATAGACACATCACCATTATTATAATCAGTAAGCCTTAAATAAAAATCA includes the following:
- a CDS encoding V-type ATP synthase subunit D; this translates as MGAKDVKPTRSELIELKKKIKLSEGGHKLLKMKRDGLILEFFDILSKAKDVRSELDAAYEKANEKIGIAESVEGRITVKSTAFAMKDAPQIELESHNIMGVVVPKIESSSVRKPINKRGYGILGTSSYIDEAVDSYEILVEKIILAAEIETTMKKLLDDIEKTKRRVNALEFKVIPDLQESMSFIRLRLEEMERENTFRLKRIKA